A region of Plutella xylostella chromosome 29, ilPluXylo3.1, whole genome shotgun sequence DNA encodes the following proteins:
- the LOC105387462 gene encoding protein virilizer isoform X1 has translation MSSSDQPDLLFFDTFSHDTSEELNLDLVQFPKSVYVREIRIIPLGARVEGDFPGGVRLGATNPTKFHIDFFVNDLSKPGASTFEALGSLDYCQNGQIHMECAAGPEDTRTPTDGLVLRGLYTTITLAVYGNLTQVIPETPPIGTSVPPPSVPKQALPREVAAVPPTSIPPPPVEWTQEAPNPIPTYTGQVAAAMPEVYGPPNYPPDSYDNQMYRADYYDAEAPKDPRTYHMEGPEWDKERRLSAERDRQSPRSEHDRDRDRDRRDGRSRRRSLDRRSRESSRLRDRSRELDRHDRLHSRSRSRDRDYIVKGEYRPRTRSRSRSLDGRLRSSERDWDRSSYKKDDYRRHRDGSYERSRAGSYDKRSGSYERRSPYDKRAPSYERKRLSPYDKRGSSYERRAPSYEKQSTYDKKRHSPYNRIRGSSYSSRSPSREDPRKRPRTPPGERRPLSPREGKVSPTTSIRSETGEFDRSGKQIPRVEFYHQSYRQKAVASIRSPSQEPENPPFIEAQHSSLVTVQIVDTPPVVKLPIESPGRNVDDEKSMDAEQFEPILSDEDICDDLEAPAYMDVDYDVNEYCGVDDIIKYYNPFKAEWVQYENMNKIHLVAPVKKDGVKDVMNASFEELCSTNADLFKISELTKACKGKFFASTFAEIDNASREDWVHQCEQLFLSLTSLCKTSDIILRIFKNLDKAEEPDEFNDIYNLLIIFTKIGLSFDSALAQQQPTYKVRHMKCGIRLAEGLLSHKNNGQVTKILLSIGINIPMQLLEMYSKEYMALSIRLMILKSLNAALSSKEAVEHFMQKAVFPRFGKNDDSESGPKNGYQALLAIMQTNPLARIKFSVSALIKKLNMYELLEKLHELVLKMNKSTAEDKPDEEVELTEKETDFIVDSLGEILYMYRSQCFHISQPKRFLPVSAQFEINKECSNEILLEFFNIHRILEVCLYLLTAPSTCNNLVVTSPIHDFLYELIHSRNGLNFLYKNMDLSELIFKILVQPYGQQNAEDFVYLHDTSNYTELQIIGLELAYRLKSLYYLESICDIQAGQPDENELIDRLQSLYCLSFGTVGKTAVPDVIAMGDNAECLMEVFERDLKGKTKTDSPPKQKSPAKGYAIELIVLAVRFSADVPFLKKFGPRILNVAREHDRFEPSVSSVLQEVVPYLTPIEKTNLLSGDDMVECVEIIKTSAEHAPDLPGELMTCLRILRHFCISDYNANITVATESSTDEYVELKYKYSILQLFSLDGVAHLAGILDRIATHFDQPSMHTAFFASVKGLQLAQMLLPCLRLLDEMLARVVRCRGSRFRDLTAAPVLLKTYGIAKTFPVGSVGYATASKAAEAAVRALLAYSQPIADDAKDGDSIRRGPWTSLCSEVISYTMTAPYTFVPGLLVFSELLPLPLPMQTKIPPTERELADAFNERRLWSAHLHALSNDLIDMIQIICMSTYRPVVHMLRRVCVQIADLAPNTAATVARAAIGAVTKELKAGEPANGSAARVLSFLACLVAHAPVKCAVLHAINSGGPKAADVQTALCGVLGLSNTSHEHATAQEFAALALAGLCDAEVTLTPLSAPAEKIVANSLPNRETLSAILDATADCLASPNRTCSVASSILRAYFVLTEHEYGFQQFRKFAAKKRDLLGSFFKWVLETAGEDKLECLSLYVDLIRILRLEEGEGAVGRRSTLTPHDVADMVGYTPGEESHPALAMESILKERNIDEEVISNCSLIPPLLHDLPPLSPRAGADPPSPPAAPADPLVAQFAGRAGHAGGAGAEERLTSSYWLDVPPRHHEEEVNDGELVSCDIMAVAVSALAAGGAAALASCVRRLAGAVDRAAAPARAPAHVPTAVSVARVRSETADAFRSRPPNTSRPPSLHVDDFTARAAAAPPARPHTRGMRRGIAVSDRGRFASATPHHPHYRHLRGRGGAWDMGAQHFGHFPPASQYMMGGGMGWGGARMQRGPRHRSFMR, from the exons ATGTCTTCATCGGACCAACCCGATCTCTTGTTCTTCGACACATTCTCTCACGACACCAGCGAG GAGTTGAATTTAGACCTGGTGCAGTTTCCAAAGTCAGTCTACGTCCGTGAGATCCGGATAATCCCGCTGGGCGCGCGCGTGGAGGGTGATTTCCCCGGCGGGGTGCGTCTGGGGGCTACGAACCCAACCAAGTTCCACATCGATTTCTTCGTGAATGACCTGAGCAAGCCCGGCGCGTCCACGTTCGAGGCGCTGGGCAGCCTCGACTACTGCCAGAATGGACAGATACACATGGAGTGCGCGGCCGGCCCGGAGGACACCCGCACTCCCACCGATGGGCTTGTGTTGAGAG GTTTATACACAACTATCACCCTGGCCGTCTATGGAAACCTGACACAGGTGATCCCGGAAACCCCACCTATTGGGACCAGTGTCCCACCTCCCTCGGTGCCCAAGCAGGCTCTGCCCCGGGAAGTGGCTGCCGTCCCACCGACCAGCATCCCACCACCACCAGTAGAATGGACCCAAGAGGCACCCAACCCCATCCCAACATACACCGGGCAAGTGGCCGCAGCCATGCCCGAGGTGTACGGCCCTCCAAACTATCCACCGGATAGCTACGACAACCAGATGTACCGTGCCGATTACTATGATGCAGAAGCTCCAAAGGACCCTAGAACTTATCATATGGAAGGTCCCGAGTGGGATAAAGAGAGAAGGCTGAGTGCCGAGCGAGACAGACAGAGTCCTCGGTCTGAGCATGACAGAGACAGGGACAGGGATAGGAGAGATGGCAGAAGCCGGAGACGGTCGCTGGACAGACGCAGCCGGGAGTCGTCCCGACTGCGGGACCGGAGTCGTGAGCTGGACCGCCACGACCGCCTGCACTCGCGGTCCAGGAGTCGGGACCGCGACTACATCGTGAAGGGAGAATACCGCCCCCGCACTCGCTCGCGCTCCAGAAGCCTCGACGGCAGACTAAGGTCCTCTGAACGAGATTGGGACAGGTCTTCGTATAAAAAAGATGATTACAGACGCCATCGCGATGGCTCCTATGAAAGATCTAGAGCTGGATCCTATGATAAAAGATCTGGCTCCTACGAACGACGCTCACCTTACGACAAGCGAGCGCCGTCCTACGAAAGAAAAAGATTATCTCCCTACGACAAAAGAGGATCGTCTTACGAAAGAAGAGCTCCTTCGTACGAGAAGCAAAGCACGTATGACAAGAAGCGACACTCGCCGTACAACCGGATCCGCGGGTCAAGCTACAGCAGTCGCTCCCCGAGTCGCGAAGACCCCCGGAAGCGGCCGCGGACGCCGCCCGGCGAACGAAGACCTCTGTCGCCCAGAGAAGGAAAGGTCAGTCCTACTACCTCTATAAGATCGGAGACGGGAGAGTTCGACAGAAGCGGCAAGCAGATACCCCGGGTCGAGTTCTACCATCAGAGCTACAGACAGAAAGCTGTGGCGTCTATTAGAAGCCCTTCGCAAGAACCTGAAAATCCACCGTTCATTGAAGCTCAACATTCAAGTCTGGTCACCGTGCAAATAGTGGACACGCCTCCAGTTGTGAAACTTCCAATAGAATCTCCAGGGAGAAACGTGGATGATGAGAAATCAATGGATGCTGAGCAGTTTGAGCCGATTCTCTCAGATGAAGACATTTGCGATGATCTGGAAGCGCCGGCGTATATGGACGTCGATTACGATGTTAATGAATACTGCGGCGTTGATGACATCATCAAATactataatccattcaaagcAGAATGGGTTCAATAcgaaaatatgaataaaatacatcTAGTAGCTCCAGTAAAGAAAGATGGCGTAAAAGACGTTATGAATGCAAGTTTTGAAGAGCTATGCAGTACGAATGCTGATCTGTTCAAAATATCCGAGTTAACTAAAGCATGTAAGGGAAAATTCTTTGCAAGCACTTTTGCAGAAATAGACAATGCGAGTAGAGAGGACTGGGTGCACCAGTGTGAACAACTGTTTCTATCCCTGACAAGTCTGTGCAAGACCAGCGATATCATCCttcgtatatttaaaaatctcGACAAAGCAGAAGAGCCTGACGAATTTAATGACATCTACAATTTACTCATAATATTTACTAAAATAGGATTAAGTTTTGACTCGGCCCTTGCCCAGCAGCAACCCACATACAAAGTGAGGCACATGAAGTGTGGCATCAGGTTAGCTGAAGGATTGTTGTCCCACAAAAACAACGGACAAGTGACCAAAATCCTCCTTAGTATTGGAATCAATATACCGATGCAGCTTCTGGAAATGTATTCCAAGGAATACATGGCACTGAGTATTAGACTGATGATACTAAAGAGCTTGAATGCTGCGCTTTCCTCTAAGGAGGCTGTGGAACATTTTATGCAGAAAGCCGTTTTCCCGAGGTTCGGTAAAAATGACGACAGTGAGAGTGGACCGAAAAATGGCTACCAAGCACTGTTAGCTATAATGCAAACCAATCCCCTTGCCAGAATCAAGTTCTCTGTGAGTGCTTTGATAAAGAAACTAAACATGTACGAACTGTTGGAGAAACTTCATGAGTTAGTTCTGAAAATGAACAAATCCACAGCAGAAGATAAACCTGATGAAGAGGTGGAACTGACGGAAAAAGAAACTGATTTTATTGTGGATTCTCTGGGAGAAATACTGTACATGTACCGGTCGCAATGTTTCCACATCTCACAGCCCAAGAGGTTCCTGCCAGTCTCGGCACAGTTTGAAATCAACAAGGAGTGTTCCAACGAAATCTTACTGGAATTCTTCAACATCCATCGCATATTGGAAGTGTGCCTTTACCTCCTGACTGCCCCATCAACCTGTAACAACTTGGTGGTGACGAGTCCTATCCACGATTTCCTCTACGAACTCATACACTCGCGTAATGGATTGAATTTcctgtacaaaaacatggattTGAGCGAACTGATATTCAAGATTCTGGTGCAACCGTACGGACAGCAAAACGCTGAAGACTTCGTCTACCTTCACGACACCAGCAACTACACAGAACTACAAATCATTGGACTTGAATTGGCGTACAGACTCAAATCTTTGTACTATTTGGAGTCAATCTGCGACATCCAGGCGGGCCAGCCCGATGAGAACGAGCTGATCGATAGATTGCAGTCTCTGTACTGTCTCAGCTTCGGTACCGTCGGCAAAACCGCCGTCCCCGACGTCATAGCCATGGGGGACAATGCCGAGTGCCTCATGGAAGTCTTCGAAAGAGATTTGAAAGGGAAAACCAAGACGGATTCGCCGCCGAAGCAAAAATCACCAGCTAAAGGCTATGCGATAGAGCTGATAGTTTTAGCAGTAAGATTCTCGGCTGACGTGCCGTTTTTGAAGAAGTTTGGGCCCAGGATTTTGAATGTTGCGCGGGAGCATGATAGGTTCGAGCCGAGCGTTTCAAGCGTGTTGCAGGAAGTGGTCCCGTACTTGACTCCTATTGAAAAGACTAACTTATTGTCTGGAGACGACATGGTTGAGTGTGTGGAGATCATTAAGACAAGCGCGGAGCATGCGCCAGATTTGCCCGGAGAACTCATGACGTGTCTGCGAATCTTGAGGCATTTCTGCATCTCAGACTACAATGCCAACATCACTGTAGCCACAGAGTCGTCCACTGATGAATACGTGGAACTGAAGTACAAATACAGCATACTACAGCTGTTTTCCTTGGACGGAGTGGCACATTTGGCGGGGATCCTCGATAGAATCGCAACGCACTTCGATCAGCCGAGCATGCATACGGCATTCTTCGCTTCAGTAAAAGGGCTTCAGTTGGCGCAAATGTTGCTGCCATGTTTGCGATTGTTGGACGAAATGTTGGCCAGAGTGGTGCGGTGTCGCGGCTCCAGATTCCGAGACCTCACGGCCGCTCCAGTGTTGTTGAAAACTTATGGGATTGCGAAAACGTTTCCGGTAGGGTCGGTCGGGTACGCAACAGCCAGCAAAGCGGCCGAAGCGGCTGTCAGAGCTCTCTTAGCGTATTCACAACCGATAGCCGATGACGCTAAAGACGGAGACTCGATACGAAGAGGACCTTGGACTTCCTTGTGCTCCGAAGTTATTTCCTACACTATGACGGCTCCTTACACCTTTGTCCCCGGCCTATTGGTCTTCTCAGAGCTTCTACCTCTACCCCTACCGATGCAGACAAAGATACCACCCACAGAAAGAGAGTTGGCAGACGCATTCAACGAGCGAAGGCTGTGGTCGGCTCACTTACACGCGCTGTCGAATGACTTGATCGACATGATCCAGATCATCTGCATGTCGACTTACCGGCCCGTGGTCCACATGTTGCGGAgagtgtgtgtacaaatagcAGACTTGGCCCCCAACACCGCCGCCACCGTGGCCAGGGCTGCTATAGGAGCGGTGACGAAAGAGTTGAAGGCCGGAGAGCCAGCCAATGGCAGCGCAGCGAGGGTGTTGAGTTTCTTGGCATGTTTAGTTGCGCACGCGCCGGTCAAATGTGCCGTATTGCATGCTATTAACAGCGGTGGCCCGAAGGCGGCTGACGTTCAAACCGCCCTTTGCGGTGTCCTAGGCCTCTCCAACACTTCCCACGAACACGCAACGGCTCAAGAGTTTGCCGCATTAGCCCTAGCAGGGTTATGTGATGCGGAAGTCACGCTGACACCCCTAAGCGCACCCGCAGAGAAAATCGTGGCCAATTCGCTACCGAACAGAGAAACGTTATCAGCAATACTAGACGCGACTGCCGACTGCCTCGCGTCGCCCAACAGAACCTGCTCAGTCGCCTCTTCGATCCTTCGAGCATACTTCGTACTAACAGAACACGAGTACGGCTTCCAACAGTTTCGAAAATTCGCGGCGAAAAAGCGCGATCTTTTGGGCTCGTTTTTCAAGTGGGTTCTAGAAACGGCCGGGGAGGATAAGCTCGAGTGTCTGAGTCTGTACGTGGACCTGATCAGGATACTTCGTTTGGAGGAGGGCGAGGGTGCGGTGGGGAGGAGGTCTACTCTGACTCCGCATGATGTGGCCGACATGGTGGGGTATACTCCGGGGGAGGAATCGCATCCGGCGCTGGCTATGGAGAGCATTTTGAAG GAGCGCAACATAGACGAAGAGGTCATCAGCAACTGTTCCCTCATCCCCCCTCTCCTCCACGACTTGCCCCCGCTGTCGCCCCGCGCGGGGGCGGATCCCCCCTCACCCCCCGCAGCCCCCGCGGACCCCCTGGTGGCGCAGttcgcggggcgcgcggggcatgcggggggcgcgggggcggagGAGAGGCTGACTAGTAGCTATTGGCTGGACGTGCCGCCGAGACATCATGAGGAGGAGGTCAATGATGGGGAACTG GTATCATGCGACATAATGGCGGTAGCGGTGTCAGCCctggcggcgggcggcgcggcggcgctggcgaGCTGCGTGCGGCGACTCGCCGGCGCCGTggaccgcgccgccgcgcccgcgcgcgcgcccgcaCACGTACCCACTGCCG TGTCAGTAGCACGAGTCCGCAGCGAGACAGCGGACGCGTTCCGCTCCCGCCCGCCCAACACGAGCCGCCCGCCCTCGCTGCACGTGGACGACTTcaccgcgcgcgccgccgccgcgccgcccgcccgccctcACACCAG